From the genome of Periplaneta americana isolate PAMFEO1 chromosome 15, P.americana_PAMFEO1_priV1, whole genome shotgun sequence, one region includes:
- the LOC138715661 gene encoding uncharacterized protein: MDSSSEDEFDLLDSVGSKWLILQESSSRECSVHPINNERGAFGEYHHLFKILRNFPEKFFSYLRIEIETFDYLLNLTKDSTHKAWKNCHGNPILQEERLVLTLRYLATGASFKHLAFEFCMGSSTVGLIVKETVEILWKILQPLHMPVPTSDTFRKIAEEYFNVWNFPNCLGAIDGKHIRINCPAHSGTMYFNYKHFYSIVLQAVVDANHRFTIIDVGGYGKQSDGGTFRSSDMYELLKNKQLNIPLNEYLPSTNTLVPFVFIGDEAYPLLENLLKPYSGENLEKDSECFNKRLSRARKTVECAFGILYSKWRIFSKAIETTERTADNIVKACCVLQNMIIDKEGVQRHLKDIVFFPAEMAMQRPQHSGRTADNAKLIRDTFKIYICSNEIGYL, translated from the exons ATGGATTCAAGTAGTGAGGACGAATTCGATTTGTTAGATAGTGTAGGATCAAAGTGGTTAATTTTACAAGAATCCTCTTCTCGAGAGTGTTCCGTTCACCCTATAAATAATGAAAGAGGTGCGTTTGGCGAATATCATCATCTTTTTAAAATTCTGCGGAACTTCCCAGAAAAATTCTTTAGCTACCTGAGAATAGAAATCGAAACTTTCGATTATCTTCTCAATTTAACTAAAGATTCCACGCATAAGGCTTGGAAAAATTGCCACGGGAATCCTATTTTGCAGGAAGAACGCCTTGTACTCACACTGAG GTACCTTGCAACTGGGGCTTCTTTTAAGCACCTTGCTTTTGAATTTTGCATGGGGTCTTCTACAGTTGGcttaattgtaaaggaaactgTGGAGATTTTATGGAAAATTTTACAACCGCTGCATATGCCAGTTCCAACATCAGATACCTTCAGGAAGATTGCGGAAGAGTACTTCAATGTATggaatttccctaattgtttgGGAGCGATTGACGGGAAACATATTCGTATCAATTGCCCTGCACATTCGGGTACGATGTATTTCAATTATAAACACTTCTATTCTATTGTTCTGCAAGCAGTGGTAGATGCAAATCATAGGTTTACTATAATTGATGTTGGTGGCTATGGAAAGCAGAGCGACGGAGGCACATTCCGCTCCTCAGATATGTATGAGTTATTAAAAAATAAGCAACTTAATATTCCTTTGAATGAGTATCTGCCATCAACAAACACATTGGTACCATTTGTTTTCATTGGCGATGAAGCCTATCCCCTTCTGGAGAATTTGCTAAAGCCCTACAGTGGTGAAAATCTTGAAAAAGACAGTGAATGTTTCAATAAACGCCTATCAAGAGCAAGAAAAACAGTGGAGTGTGCCTTCGGCATTCTGTATTCTAAatggcgaatattttcaaaagccATAGAAACTACTGAAAGAACAGCTGACAATATCGTCAAAGCTTGCTGTGTGTTACAGAATATGATCATAGACAAGGAAGGGGTGCAGCGCCACCTAAAGGACATTGTTTTCTTTCCAGCCGAAATGGCTATGCAAAGGCCACAACACTCTGGTCGGACTGCCGACAATGCAAAACTTATAAGagatacttttaaaatatatatctgcAGCAATGAAATAGGGTATTTGTAA